From the genome of Halobacteriovorax marinus SJ:
CCCATCCCTTAAAGGACTTGCGGCGAAGAATTCATTCTTTAGAGGTATTGCTAAAGGATATAAAGAGAAAATTAAAGTCATACAAAGAGATAGCTTTACGACAAAAGAGCTTGTTATTTTAAAAGATGATCTTGACCTTAGAGTTAAGAATGTCTACTCCAAACTCTCTTACTCCAGCTCAAGTAGGGTAAAAGAAAACTCTAAAGCACTAGGGCTTGGTAGAGAAGTTGGTAAGAATCTAAAAATAAAGAAATCCATTTCAAATACTCAATCTATTAAATTATTAAGGTAGACTATGACTCCACAAGAGCTAGAAGTTATTTTTAGAAAAATCTCAAACTTTGATAAACTTCTCGGTTTGAATTTTACGATGGATAATGAGGGAAGAATCACCTACTCCCTTGAAGTTGCCAAGGAACATCTTAGCAGTCCAAAGACTTGTCACGGTGGAGTTCTAGCAGCAATGATGGACTGTGTGCTAGGTTTGAGTGTCCTTGCCCACTCCGTTACTTTAGACAAATTATGCTCTACTGTAGAATTTAAAACAAATTTTATCACACCTGCGAATCTAGGTGATACACTAATTGGAGTGGCCGAATTAGATTATGTTGGAAACTCGCTTGTTGTTTGCAATGGAACTATTACGTGTAAAGAGTCACAAAGAGTTGTGGCCAAAGGGATGGGGACTTTCAATCTCTACCCTCTTTCTAAAAAGGAGCTTGAAAAATGGAGCTAAAGAGAACGAATCATAAAATCATTGCAGGTGCTCTCTTGATGGGACTCGCCGTTGCTCTTGGAGCGATGGGTGCTCATGCACTTGAGAAGATCTTAACTCCTAAGAACTTAGCGACATTTAAAACTGGTGTTCACTATCAAATGCTTCATGCGTTTGGACTTATTTTCCTTGGCATTTTAGATAAGCTCTATAGAGATAAATTTAAAATTGAG
Proteins encoded in this window:
- a CDS encoding PaaI family thioesterase gives rise to the protein MTPQELEVIFRKISNFDKLLGLNFTMDNEGRITYSLEVAKEHLSSPKTCHGGVLAAMMDCVLGLSVLAHSVTLDKLCSTVEFKTNFITPANLGDTLIGVAELDYVGNSLVVCNGTITCKESQRVVAKGMGTFNLYPLSKKELEKWS
- a CDS encoding DUF423 domain-containing protein, which encodes MELKRTNHKIIAGALLMGLAVALGAMGAHALEKILTPKNLATFKTGVHYQMLHAFGLIFLGILDKLYRDKFKIETALFTLGIILFSFNCYIYSLTNIKVFAMLIPIGGVTFIMGWLSLGLRFFKISRNYEDLSN